Proteins encoded within one genomic window of Nitrospinaceae bacterium:
- a CDS encoding cupin domain-containing protein, with amino-acid sequence MPFYQVEEMAESTSKLNAAITRKTVAGELMKAGVVTKLEGEGPPLHMHPNEEQFALILEGKLHYILGDEDKIVEKGDLIHIPRNTQHRSRALDGPAVFFAVKSPCGDGELDQDYNMVEGGDEAEKSFPGGNGAS; translated from the coding sequence ATGCCTTTTTATCAGGTCGAAGAAATGGCCGAATCAACTAGTAAGCTCAATGCCGCGATTACCCGAAAGACGGTTGCCGGCGAATTGATGAAAGCGGGTGTTGTAACCAAGCTAGAGGGCGAGGGCCCCCCGCTCCATATGCACCCGAACGAAGAGCAGTTTGCCCTTATTCTCGAGGGAAAGCTTCACTATATTCTGGGCGATGAAGATAAAATCGTTGAAAAGGGTGATTTGATCCACATTCCCCGAAACACGCAACATAGGAGCCGTGCCCTTGATGGTCCGGCTGTGTTTTTCGCCGTGAAGAGCCCCTGTGGCGATGGAGAGCTTGATCAGGACTACAACATGGTCGAAGGCGGCGATGAGGCCGAAAAATCCTTTCCTGGTGGTAACGGGGCCAGCTAG